Proteins encoded within one genomic window of Saccharopolyspora pogona:
- a CDS encoding RNA polymerase sigma factor, translated as MHEIGEDGTSAVLFRRAAAGDQRAWQELVDRNAPVVWGVSRAFTANTADAEDIYQATWLLLAENMGRLREPESLSGWLVTTARRESMRLRRARQRESPVGLDSGDLGPPDYAEDPEHKVLRAMTSSRLAQSFAQLPQRCQQLLRVLAVAPETSYAQVSQALGMPRGTIGPKKSRCLAELRRRMLAAEMPEEVAG; from the coding sequence GTGCACGAGATCGGGGAGGACGGGACGTCCGCGGTGCTGTTTCGCCGCGCGGCGGCCGGTGATCAGCGGGCGTGGCAGGAGTTGGTGGATCGCAACGCGCCGGTGGTCTGGGGCGTGTCGCGGGCGTTCACCGCGAACACCGCGGACGCCGAGGACATCTACCAGGCAACCTGGTTGCTGCTGGCGGAGAACATGGGGCGGCTGCGCGAACCGGAGTCGTTGTCCGGGTGGCTGGTGACCACCGCGCGGCGGGAGTCGATGCGATTGCGCCGGGCGCGGCAACGGGAATCGCCGGTCGGGCTGGATTCCGGCGACCTCGGGCCGCCGGACTACGCCGAGGATCCGGAGCACAAGGTGCTGCGGGCGATGACGAGTTCGCGGCTGGCGCAGTCGTTCGCCCAGTTGCCGCAGCGCTGCCAGCAGTTGCTGCGGGTGCTGGCGGTCGCGCCGGAGACGAGTTATGCGCAGGTCAGCCAGGCGCTGGGGATGCCGCGCGGGACGATCGGGCCGAAGAAGAGCCGCTGCCTGGCGGAGTTGCGGCGACGCATGCTGGCCGCCGAGATGCCGGAGGAGGTGGCGGGATGA
- a CDS encoding GTP pyrophosphokinase, protein MPGGEIRGNESRRHQTAENNNSPGSPRGKQAPPSRIKRPEAIAAKLARRGLPIDPVSAREHLTDIAGVRVVCPFISDVYLVRDLIRQHQIEIVQTKDYIAAPKPNGYRSLHLIINVPVHLSDRTEQVAVELQLRTIAMDFWAAVEHELLYKSGGEVPESFAAELKAAAEAAAGLDAQMSSLHERSEGAPG, encoded by the coding sequence GTGCCCGGCGGCGAGATCAGAGGCAACGAGAGTCGCAGACATCAGACCGCCGAGAATAACAACAGCCCCGGAAGCCCCCGCGGAAAGCAGGCGCCCCCCTCGCGGATCAAGCGCCCGGAGGCGATCGCGGCCAAGCTCGCCCGGCGCGGGCTGCCGATCGACCCGGTGTCGGCCCGCGAACACCTCACCGACATCGCCGGCGTGCGCGTCGTGTGCCCGTTCATCTCCGACGTCTACCTCGTCCGCGATCTCATCCGCCAGCACCAGATTGAGATCGTGCAGACCAAGGACTACATCGCCGCGCCGAAGCCGAACGGCTACCGCAGCCTGCACCTGATCATCAACGTGCCGGTGCACCTGTCCGACCGCACCGAGCAAGTGGCCGTCGAACTCCAACTGCGCACCATCGCGATGGACTTCTGGGCCGCCGTAGAGCACGAGCTGCTCTACAAGAGCGGGGGCGAGGTGCCGGAAAGCTTCGCCGCCGAGCTCAAAGCGGCGGCCGAGGCCGCTGCCGGACTCGACGCTCAGATGTCTTCGCTGCACGAACGCAGCGAGGGGGCGCCCGGCTAG
- a CDS encoding maleylpyruvate isomerase N-terminal domain-containing protein, whose amino-acid sequence MIDGSDTGRAGLSAIREGYLQAAASTAELVRDPAVAAAWDQPSALAEFSVRGLTGHLASQVLVVQRLLAVAAPEAAPSTLSDYYAKSAWIGADVDAEVNVRLREFSEDIAAKGAPALVEEIDSAMQDLRSALPAEPPGRAVAFSGRTLLVDDFLITRMMEMAVHSDDLATSVGIATPELPSEVYGPVLALLSQLAVRRHGQTAVPAALSRAERAPGTIAAI is encoded by the coding sequence TTGATCGACGGCAGCGATACGGGAAGGGCGGGCCTGAGCGCAATCCGAGAGGGTTACCTGCAGGCGGCAGCCTCGACCGCGGAACTGGTGCGCGATCCGGCGGTCGCGGCGGCGTGGGACCAGCCCAGCGCGTTGGCGGAGTTCAGCGTTCGCGGGCTGACCGGGCACCTGGCCTCCCAGGTCCTCGTCGTCCAAAGGTTGCTGGCCGTTGCCGCGCCGGAGGCAGCCCCCTCGACCCTTTCCGACTACTACGCCAAGAGCGCGTGGATCGGTGCCGACGTCGACGCGGAGGTCAACGTCCGGCTCCGCGAGTTCAGCGAGGACATCGCGGCCAAGGGCGCGCCGGCGCTGGTCGAGGAGATCGACTCGGCCATGCAGGACCTCCGTTCCGCGTTGCCCGCCGAGCCGCCGGGTCGGGCGGTGGCCTTCTCCGGGCGGACGCTGCTCGTCGACGACTTCCTGATCACCCGGATGATGGAGATGGCGGTGCACTCCGATGACCTGGCGACGAGCGTGGGCATCGCCACGCCGGAGCTGCCGTCGGAGGTCTACGGTCCGGTGCTCGCGCTGCTTTCGCAGCTGGCCGTGCGCCGGCACGGGCAGACGGCCGTGCCGGCGGCGCTGAGCCGCGCCGAACGCGCACCCGGCACGATCGCCGCGATCTGA
- a CDS encoding ABC-F family ATP-binding cassette domain-containing protein: MSATLVASDLAAGHGDRSLFTGLDLVVAPGDVIGLVGANGAGKSTLLKLLAGLDPPERGELRLSPATAIVGYLPQEPDRRPGETVNQFLARRTGVAAAQRAMDEATQALTEGAPGADDAYAASLDRWLSLGGADLEERAEGVADSLGLFVELDQAMTSLSGGQAARAGLASLLLSRYDVFLLDEPTNDLDLEGLELLERFVRGLRAGTVVVSHDREFLTRTVNKVLELDLAQQQINLYGGGYDAYLEERAVARRHAREAFEEYADKKSALEARAHVQRAWMDKGVKNARRKGTDNDKLGRKARSETTEKQASKARQTERLIERLDVVEEPRKEWELRMEIAAAPRSGAVVATLREAEVRRGEFTFGPVTLQVDWADRVAITGANGSGKSTLLGALLGRVPLDAGSAALGSGVVVGEVDQARALFHGSESLLDAFCAAVPDTENAEVRTLLAKFGLKAGHVLRSAATLSPGERTRAALALLQGRGVNLLVLDEPTNHLDLPAIEQLESALDSYAGTLLLVTHDRRMLDAVRTTRRLEMSGGKLAETSL, from the coding sequence ATGTCTGCGACTCTCGTTGCCTCTGATCTCGCCGCCGGGCACGGCGACCGCTCCCTGTTCACCGGGCTCGACCTCGTCGTCGCGCCCGGCGATGTGATCGGGCTCGTCGGGGCCAACGGCGCCGGGAAGTCCACGTTGCTGAAACTGCTGGCCGGGCTCGACCCGCCGGAGCGCGGCGAGCTGCGCCTTTCCCCCGCCACCGCGATCGTCGGTTACCTGCCGCAGGAGCCCGATCGCAGGCCAGGGGAGACGGTGAACCAGTTCCTCGCCCGCCGCACCGGCGTCGCTGCGGCGCAGCGCGCGATGGACGAGGCGACGCAGGCCCTTACAGAGGGCGCGCCAGGGGCCGACGACGCGTACGCCGCGAGCCTGGATCGCTGGCTGAGCCTGGGTGGTGCCGACCTGGAGGAACGCGCCGAAGGCGTCGCGGATTCGCTTGGCCTGTTCGTCGAGCTCGACCAGGCCATGACCTCGCTTTCGGGCGGTCAGGCCGCCCGCGCGGGCCTCGCCTCGCTCCTGCTGTCCCGCTACGACGTGTTCCTGCTGGACGAGCCGACCAACGACCTCGACCTGGAGGGCCTCGAACTCCTGGAAAGGTTCGTGCGCGGGCTGCGCGCCGGCACCGTCGTCGTCAGCCACGACCGCGAGTTCCTCACCCGCACGGTCAACAAGGTCCTCGAACTCGACCTGGCCCAGCAGCAGATCAACCTCTACGGCGGCGGCTACGACGCCTACCTGGAGGAGCGCGCGGTCGCGCGCAGGCACGCGCGGGAGGCGTTCGAGGAGTACGCCGACAAGAAGTCCGCGCTGGAGGCGCGTGCGCACGTGCAGCGCGCCTGGATGGACAAGGGCGTCAAGAACGCCCGCCGCAAGGGCACCGACAACGACAAGCTCGGCCGCAAGGCCCGTTCGGAGACGACCGAGAAGCAGGCCTCCAAAGCACGGCAGACCGAGCGCCTCATCGAGCGGCTCGATGTCGTCGAGGAGCCGCGCAAGGAGTGGGAGCTGCGCATGGAGATCGCGGCGGCGCCCCGCTCCGGGGCGGTCGTCGCCACCCTGCGCGAAGCGGAGGTGCGGCGCGGCGAGTTCACCTTCGGACCGGTGACGCTGCAGGTCGACTGGGCCGACCGCGTGGCGATCACCGGCGCCAACGGTTCGGGGAAGTCGACGCTGCTCGGCGCGCTGCTGGGGCGCGTGCCGCTGGATGCGGGGTCCGCGGCGCTCGGCTCCGGCGTCGTCGTCGGCGAGGTCGACCAGGCCCGCGCGCTCTTCCACGGCTCGGAGTCGCTGCTCGACGCGTTCTGCGCGGCCGTGCCCGACACCGAGAACGCCGAGGTCCGCACGCTGCTCGCCAAGTTCGGCCTCAAGGCCGGCCACGTGCTGCGTTCGGCCGCCACGCTGTCGCCTGGCGAGCGCACCCGGGCCGCACTCGCCCTGCTCCAGGGGCGCGGGGTCAACCTCTTGGTGCTGGACGAGCCGACGAACCACCTCGACCTGCCCGCCATCGAACAGCTGGAGTCGGCCCTCGATTCCTATGCGGGCACGCTCCTGCTGGTGACCCACGACCGCCGCATGCTCGATGCGGTGCGAACCACCCGCCGCCTGGAGATGTCGGGTGGCAAGCTCGCCGAGACCTCGCTGTGA
- the yczR gene encoding MocR-like transcription factor YczR, giving the protein MVFAPSAHIHGRKLVELLGSWDGTARPSSQALAAALRQLALDGRLPPGTRLPAERELADALGVSRTLIARALDRLREDGFVASRRGAGSWVKLPDQERDNDSHGGWFPTAGTEVLNLAQATPSAPPELCAAVDRARLRFAEHLSGHGYQPQGLPVLRERIAERYAKRGLPTVPEQILVTNGAQHGFALLLRMLVSPGERVLVEHPTYPNALEAIRGLNATPVAVPMVKDGWDVELLAASLRQTSPRLAYLIPDFHNPTGVRLDAGGRAQLARALARTCTTAVIDETLAEIDLTGAEAPLPMAAFTDRAILVGSASKSFWGGLRLGWIRASEDFVQRMVIGRAAVDLGSPILEQLALAELLQDADQVLERRRVESIERRDCLIAALREHLPHWRYRVPDGGLALWCDIGAPVSSRLSVAAEQHGVRVAPGARFSVYGSLERWMRVPYTLPGDQLEEAIRRLTAATASVPEGPGNTILTAPIA; this is encoded by the coding sequence ATGGTCTTCGCCCCGTCCGCGCACATCCACGGCCGCAAGCTCGTCGAGCTGCTCGGTTCCTGGGACGGAACAGCACGCCCGTCCTCCCAGGCGTTGGCCGCGGCGCTGCGGCAGCTGGCGTTGGACGGCCGACTGCCGCCGGGGACTCGACTTCCGGCGGAACGCGAGCTCGCCGATGCCCTCGGGGTCAGCCGGACCCTGATCGCGCGGGCGCTCGACCGGCTCCGGGAGGACGGTTTCGTGGCCAGCCGGCGCGGCGCCGGGTCGTGGGTGAAGCTGCCGGACCAGGAGCGCGACAACGACTCCCACGGCGGCTGGTTCCCTACCGCGGGCACCGAGGTGCTGAACCTCGCGCAGGCCACGCCGAGCGCACCGCCGGAACTGTGCGCTGCGGTGGATCGGGCGCGCTTGCGGTTCGCAGAGCACCTGTCCGGTCACGGCTACCAGCCGCAAGGCCTGCCGGTGCTGCGCGAGCGGATCGCCGAGCGCTACGCGAAGCGGGGGCTACCGACAGTCCCGGAGCAGATCCTCGTCACCAACGGGGCGCAGCACGGCTTCGCGCTCCTGCTGCGGATGCTGGTGTCGCCGGGCGAACGCGTGCTCGTCGAGCACCCGACTTACCCGAACGCGCTGGAGGCGATTCGCGGCCTCAACGCGACCCCCGTCGCGGTGCCGATGGTCAAGGACGGCTGGGACGTGGAGCTGCTCGCCGCGAGCCTGCGGCAGACATCACCGCGGCTGGCGTACCTGATCCCGGACTTCCACAACCCGACCGGCGTCCGGCTGGATGCGGGCGGCCGGGCCCAGCTCGCCAGGGCGCTGGCCCGCACCTGCACGACAGCGGTCATCGACGAGACGCTCGCCGAGATCGACCTCACCGGCGCCGAAGCGCCGCTACCGATGGCCGCGTTCACCGATCGGGCGATCCTCGTCGGGTCGGCCAGCAAGTCGTTCTGGGGTGGCCTCCGGCTCGGCTGGATCCGCGCGTCCGAGGACTTCGTGCAGCGCATGGTGATCGGCCGCGCCGCGGTGGACCTCGGCAGCCCGATCCTCGAACAGCTGGCGCTGGCGGAGCTGCTGCAGGACGCCGACCAGGTGCTGGAGCGCAGGCGCGTCGAGTCGATCGAGCGACGCGACTGCCTCATCGCGGCCTTGCGCGAGCACCTGCCGCACTGGCGCTACCGCGTCCCTGACGGCGGCCTGGCCCTGTGGTGCGACATCGGAGCACCGGTCAGCAGCCGGCTTTCGGTGGCCGCGGAGCAGCACGGTGTGCGGGTGGCACCGGGGGCGCGTTTCTCGGTGTACGGGTCGCTGGAGCGCTGGATGCGAGTGCCGTACACGTTGCCGGGCGACCAGCTGGAAGAGGCGATCCGCCGCCTAACCGCGGCGACGGCATCGGTGCCCGAAGGTCCCGGCAACACCATCCTGACGGCGCCGATCGCCTGA
- a CDS encoding TetR/AcrR family transcriptional regulator, translated as MPCRSSTGPAHPSRHTGRRGGGVDLIGYAAATLSSILRRSGITKGAFYFHFTAKEAVAEALARQYLVSLADMRQRWIGRSLDPLSTLVGLSGEAARRLEHDVVLRAGQHIGAESDGWYAVLDYPVLDEMVRKSAAAGQLRPGTYPAEAARVL; from the coding sequence GTGCCATGCCGCAGCAGCACCGGGCCAGCTCACCCGTCGCGCCATACTGGCCGCCGCGGCGGAGGAGTCGACCTGATCGGCTACGCGGCCGCCACGCTGAGCTCGATCCTGCGGCGCTCCGGCATCACCAAGGGCGCGTTCTACTTCCACTTCACGGCCAAGGAGGCGGTGGCCGAGGCGCTGGCCCGGCAGTACCTGGTGAGCCTGGCCGATATGCGGCAGCGGTGGATCGGCCGAAGCCTGGACCCGCTGTCGACGCTGGTCGGCCTGAGCGGTGAGGCTGCCCGCAGGCTGGAGCACGACGTGGTCCTGCGCGCTGGCCAGCACATCGGGGCGGAGTCCGACGGCTGGTACGCGGTGCTCGACTACCCGGTGCTCGACGAGATGGTGCGGAAATCCGCGGCGGCGGGACAGCTGCGCCCCGGCACCTATCCGGCCGAGGCGGCGAGGGTGCTCTAA
- the yczE gene encoding membrane protein YczE, with the protein MASISTPLDLSPLSIRTRPLLRLGQLIGGLVLYGASMGFMVRAQLGLDPWDVLHQGLAQRLGWSFGAVTALTGVAVLLAWLPLRQRPGIGTVANVVVIAIAVDITLGLTPPIDALPGQISVMIGAIVLNGFATAVYVGARLGPGPRDGLMTGLHARTGWSVRLVRTLIELCVLAAGWLLGGTVGVGTVLYALAIGPLAQFFLRFAAVREKKDLCP; encoded by the coding sequence ATGGCCTCGATCTCAACCCCTTTGGACCTCTCGCCGCTCTCCATCCGGACCCGCCCGCTGCTCCGGCTCGGGCAGCTCATCGGCGGCCTGGTGCTCTACGGCGCCAGCATGGGGTTCATGGTGCGGGCGCAACTCGGCCTGGACCCGTGGGACGTGCTACACCAGGGCCTGGCGCAACGCCTCGGCTGGAGCTTCGGGGCGGTCACCGCGCTGACCGGCGTCGCGGTTCTGCTCGCCTGGCTGCCGCTGCGGCAACGGCCCGGCATCGGCACGGTCGCCAACGTTGTCGTCATCGCCATCGCGGTGGACATCACCCTGGGCCTCACCCCACCGATCGACGCGCTACCGGGGCAGATCTCGGTAATGATCGGCGCCATCGTGCTCAACGGCTTCGCGACGGCAGTTTACGTCGGCGCGCGGCTCGGACCGGGTCCGAGGGACGGGCTGATGACCGGCCTGCACGCCCGAACTGGCTGGTCGGTGCGCTTGGTCCGCACCTTGATCGAGCTCTGCGTCCTCGCCGCCGGGTGGCTGCTGGGCGGCACGGTGGGCGTCGGCACCGTGCTCTACGCGCTCGCCATCGGGCCGCTGGCCCAGTTCTTCCTGCGATTCGCGGCGGTCCGGGAGAAAAAAGATCTCTGCCCCTAG
- a CDS encoding S8 family peptidase, whose translation MDQEAEIRLSVGELQQVWAAYGHDLLLHDPGGSGECLVRRGELIAPASVLGPVLDRYRRWVDDVQHDDELLLARVRLRGAERDRCVDLAREASVAVNHVHFGCPVMFGTPVMFGTGADALPGPVLPEPPVRQWDPPVVVGVLDTGFDPHPWFRDRPWFEAVPEELDADGDAGQDRQAGHGTFVSGVVLQHAPGAVIRARRVLSSLGFTDDYTVAAGLRSLRRSAEARGERIGVVVLTAGCHTADDGCPPILRGELRNWRGTVVVAAAGNHAQTRPFWPAALPSVIAVAATGDDGAVAGFSNSGTWVDAAATGVDVTSSFVRLAPGGGRRFGYARWSGTSFAAPQVAAAAANALREGCDPDEARDLARQHYPFER comes from the coding sequence GTGGATCAAGAAGCTGAAATTCGGCTCAGCGTAGGCGAACTCCAGCAGGTGTGGGCGGCCTACGGGCATGATCTGCTGCTGCACGATCCCGGTGGGAGCGGCGAGTGCCTGGTGCGGCGGGGCGAGCTGATCGCGCCGGCCAGCGTCCTGGGTCCGGTGCTCGACCGGTACCGCCGTTGGGTCGACGACGTGCAGCACGACGACGAGTTGCTGCTGGCCAGGGTTCGGTTGCGCGGCGCGGAGCGGGACCGGTGCGTCGACCTCGCCCGGGAGGCCAGCGTCGCCGTCAACCACGTGCACTTCGGTTGTCCGGTCATGTTCGGCACGCCGGTGATGTTCGGGACCGGGGCGGATGCGCTGCCCGGGCCGGTGCTCCCGGAACCGCCGGTGCGGCAGTGGGATCCGCCGGTCGTGGTCGGCGTGCTCGACACGGGGTTCGATCCGCATCCGTGGTTCCGGGATCGGCCCTGGTTCGAGGCCGTGCCGGAGGAATTGGACGCCGACGGCGACGCCGGTCAGGACCGCCAGGCGGGGCACGGCACGTTCGTCAGCGGTGTGGTGCTGCAACATGCGCCGGGCGCGGTGATCCGGGCGCGCCGGGTGCTTTCTTCGCTCGGGTTCACCGACGACTACACCGTCGCGGCAGGGCTGCGTTCGTTGCGGCGTTCGGCCGAGGCCCGCGGCGAACGCATCGGTGTCGTCGTGCTGACGGCCGGATGTCACACCGCGGATGACGGGTGCCCTCCGATCTTGCGCGGCGAACTGCGCAACTGGCGTGGCACCGTCGTGGTCGCGGCGGCCGGGAATCACGCGCAGACCAGGCCTTTCTGGCCTGCCGCGCTGCCGTCGGTGATCGCGGTGGCGGCGACCGGTGACGACGGCGCGGTCGCCGGGTTCTCCAATTCCGGGACTTGGGTCGATGCCGCCGCGACCGGGGTGGACGTGACGAGCAGCTTCGTGCGGCTGGCCCCCGGCGGCGGGCGTCGGTTCGGCTATGCGCGTTGGAGCGGAACGTCCTTCGCCGCGCCGCAGGTGGCTGCCGCCGCTGCGAATGCCTTGCGCGAGGGCTGCGATCCGGACGAGGCACGCGATCTTGCCCGTCAGCATTACCCGTTCGAGCGGTAA
- a CDS encoding heavy-metal-associated domain-containing protein, with translation MSSQTFVISGMTCGHCAKSVTEELSGLPGVSGVQVSVESGQVSVTSEQELTRDAVAAAITEAGYTIAEWPGAN, from the coding sequence ATGAGCAGTCAGACGTTCGTAATTAGCGGCATGACGTGCGGCCACTGCGCCAAGTCCGTCACCGAGGAGCTCTCGGGGCTGCCGGGCGTCAGCGGCGTGCAGGTCTCGGTGGAGAGCGGGCAGGTCTCGGTGACCAGCGAGCAGGAGCTCACCCGGGACGCGGTGGCGGCGGCCATCACGGAGGCGGGGTACACGATCGCGGAGTGGCCCGGCGCGAACTGA